A portion of the Leptidea sinapis chromosome 27, ilLepSina1.1, whole genome shotgun sequence genome contains these proteins:
- the LOC126972808 gene encoding protein yellow gives MGMMRSLIILQVVSISTCMEQLDIKYEWNQLDFEFPSQEDRQQALASGAFVPENNIPMGLEVHGAKMFVTVPRWRHGVPVSLAYVNIHDNSTSPKLIPYPNWAAHDTSNGKPLIVSPFRIRADKCNRLWVLDNGKIGNLENNTTKYPPALLVFDLETDTILRNYVLPEEQVKEDSGFANIAVEDTDCDDTFAYAGDLGKPGIVVYSWKKNDSWRIMHHYFHPDPLACDFSVKGHNFSWTDAIFGMALSAPNADNYSTLYFHPMASYNEFSVSTEYLRNQSVADANFNAFKLLGNRGPNAQSSVSFLDPKTGILFYSLVNLNAVACWRTTNKEYLMKNQGRIYMDDMKMIYPTDIKVDYDDNLWILSNRMPIWMYGKLDSNEVNFRVFTAPVLNAISHTACDVTPRSDILDKFVNKFKNVTNKIAAKVKGTGNAGVTILPSSLSAIVSLCIFSFISNILRA, from the exons ATGGGCATGATGAGATCCCTCATCATCCTGCAGGTTGTCTCCATCAGCACTTGCATGGAACAGCTCGACATCAAGTATGAATGGAATCAGTTGGACTTCGAGTTTCCGAGCCAGGAAGATAGGCAGCAAGCCCTGGCAAGCGGTGCTTTCGTACCCGAGAACAACATCCCGATGGGGCTGGAGGTCCACGGAGCCAAGATGTTTGTGACGGTGCCACGGTGGCGACACGGAGTGCCAGTCAGTCTTGCCTACGTCAATATACATG ATAACAGCACATCCCCAAAGTTAATACCATATCCGAATTGGGCAGCACACGATACCAGCAATGGCAAACCGTTAATTGTATCACCGTTTCGGATTCGCGCTGACAAGTGCAACCGCTTATGGGTCCTCGATAATGGGAAAATTGGAAACCTGGAAAATAATACCACTAAGTATCCACCAGCTCTTTTGGTGTTCGACTTGGAAACTGATACAATTTTGAGGAATTACGTGCTCCCAGAGGAACAGGTTAAAGAAGATTCTGGCTTTGCAAATATTGCCGTCGAAGATACAGACTGTGATGATACATTCGCGTATGCTGGTGATTTAGGGAAGCCTGGGATCGTTGTATACTCTTGGAAGAAGAACGACTCATGGAGGATCATGCATCACTACTTCCATCCTGATCCATTGGCATGTGACTTCAGCGTAAAAGGACACAACTTTAGTTGGACAGACGCCATTTTCGGCATGGCACTATCAGCCCCTAATGCTGATAACTACAGTACTTTGTACTTTCACCCAATGGCTAGTTACAACGAGTTTTCAGTTTCAACTGAATATTTGCGGAATCAATCCGTAGCGGATGCAAATTTTAATGCATTCAAACTTCTGGGTAATCGTGGGCCAAATGCACAGTCCAGTGTATCTTTCCTAGACCCGAAGACTGGGATCCTGTTTTATTCTCTGGTAAATTTAAATGCAGTTGCATGTTGGCGTACAACAAACAAGGAATACTTAATGAAGAATCAAGGCAGGATTTATATGGATGACATGAAGATGATATACCCGACCGATATCAAAGTAGACTATGACGACAACCTGTGGATTCTCTCCAATAGAATGCCTATATGGATGTACGGAAAATTGGACTCTAATGAAGTCAACTTTAGAGTATTTACAGCCCCAGTTTTGAATGCGATAAGTCATACAGCCTGTGATGTGACTCCTAGATCTGATATTTTAGATAAGttcgtaaataaatttaagaatgtTACAAATAAGATAGCCGCTAAGGTGAAAGGAACAGGAAACGCAGGGGTGACGATACTGCCAAGCTCGCTATCCGCGATAGTCTCTTtgtgtattttttcttttatttcaaatattttgcgAGCTTGA